A DNA window from Micromonospora sp. WMMA1363 contains the following coding sequences:
- a CDS encoding IS4 family transposase: MSVDVVDRPAVRSDQVTLGVLISQVSREEVDAAVEVCGVREKRSDGKLPAHVTAYLTLGLALFPDDDYTEVASKVTGSLDRFGCWSAGWSVPTSSAITQARKRLGRQVFAEVFERTCGPVAGEAGPHVQVAALGTARGSFLRRWRLLAIDGFEVDLPDSDENAAELGYAGSGENRSAFPKARVVALAECGTHAFVAAEIGGYAVGEKTLAQRLYPRLRSDELLTADRGFYSWQAWDAAQATGAALLWRTPNQLDLPVVKVLSDGTYLTVLIKPTVHGGRRERLLAAARGEADLTDINTVPDAFDDQGLPVVHLARVVEYDVPDRVGNGTGELIALITTIIDPADARADELAAAYHERWEEETANDQLKTHLRGPGRVLRSRLPDLAHQEIWAYLIVHHAISALTAKASAAADLDPDRISFTKALRLIRRTATGTADIPPSGLD; encoded by the coding sequence ATGTCGGTGGATGTGGTGGATCGTCCGGCGGTGCGGTCGGATCAGGTCACGCTCGGGGTGTTGATCTCGCAGGTGTCGCGGGAGGAGGTCGACGCGGCGGTTGAGGTGTGCGGGGTGCGGGAGAAGCGGTCGGACGGGAAACTGCCGGCGCATGTGACCGCGTATCTGACGTTGGGGCTGGCGTTGTTCCCCGACGATGACTACACCGAGGTCGCGAGCAAGGTCACCGGGTCGTTGGACCGGTTCGGGTGCTGGAGTGCGGGGTGGAGCGTGCCGACGTCCAGCGCCATCACTCAGGCGCGGAAACGGTTGGGTCGCCAGGTGTTCGCCGAGGTGTTCGAGCGCACGTGCGGGCCGGTCGCGGGTGAGGCGGGCCCGCACGTGCAGGTGGCCGCGCTGGGCACCGCGCGGGGGTCTTTCCTGCGCCGGTGGCGGCTGCTGGCGATCGACGGGTTCGAGGTCGACCTGCCCGACAGCGACGAGAACGCGGCCGAGTTGGGGTACGCCGGGTCGGGGGAAAACCGTTCGGCGTTCCCGAAGGCCCGGGTAGTGGCCCTCGCAGAGTGCGGCACCCACGCCTTCGTCGCCGCCGAGATCGGCGGCTACGCCGTGGGAGAGAAGACCCTCGCGCAGCGCCTGTACCCGCGGCTGCGGTCCGACGAACTGCTCACCGCTGACCGGGGGTTCTACTCCTGGCAGGCGTGGGATGCCGCCCAGGCCACCGGCGCGGCGTTGCTGTGGCGGACCCCGAACCAGCTCGACCTGCCCGTGGTCAAGGTCCTGTCCGACGGCACCTATCTCACCGTCCTGATCAAGCCGACTGTCCATGGCGGTCGACGGGAACGGCTCCTCGCAGCCGCCCGCGGCGAGGCTGATCTGACCGACATCAACACTGTTCCCGACGCGTTCGACGACCAGGGCCTGCCGGTCGTCCACCTCGCCAGAGTGGTCGAGTACGACGTACCCGACCGCGTCGGTAACGGCACCGGCGAACTGATCGCCCTGATCACCACAATCATCGACCCCGCCGACGCCCGCGCCGACGAACTGGCCGCCGCGTACCACGAACGCTGGGAGGAAGAAACCGCCAACGACCAGCTCAAAACCCACCTCCGTGGTCCCGGACGGGTGCTGCGGTCCCGCCTGCCGGACCTGGCCCATCAGGAGATCTGGGCCTACCTGATCGTCCACCACGCGATCAGCGCACTGACCGCGAAAGCGTCCGCCGCCGCTGACCTCGATCCAGATCGGATCTCCTTCACCAAGGCCCTGCGCCTGATCCGCCGCACCGCCACCGGGACGGCGGACATTCCCCCCTCAGGACTGGACTGA